The Cervus canadensis isolate Bull #8, Minnesota chromosome 13, ASM1932006v1, whole genome shotgun sequence genomic interval TTCCCACGTGGCTGGGGACATGCACGATGGAGAAGGTGAGAGGCGGTGATACCAGGGAGCTGAGTGAGACAAACAGCAGTTCCTCTCTCCCTCCGGAAGGCCCCGGGGGGACGGAGAGTTCCTgatggttttttctttttgttgcactGCGGACATTTCGTGCACACTCAGCGGGCTGGTGGAATACTTACACCCTCTCAACAGCGAGACACAGAAAAGAGGGCTGCCACCTGCAGGGGACTGTGTGGGTCAGTCCTGCAAACCCAACATGCCATGGTTTATGGAGCCTTCATTCCCAGGGTTGCCACTCTGGCCTCAGTGTGGAGGGTTCATGGTGCCTTGTCCCCGCTGCTGTTTCTGCTTCTGCTGCATTAACAGCTGCTCCAAAGCGGAAGGTCCAGGATGCATCATGGAACTGGACCAGATAGACTGAAAAACAGCCCAGAGCTTGTCAGCAGAGGTCAGATGCCTGGCTGTCTGAAAGGGATCGGATTTTCAATCCCAGCCAAACATAAAGGCATGTACGTCCCAAGGTCCCCAAACCCTGAAAAGATCCAGCTATTACAAGGAGTTGCTCTAAGACCAGGTCCTTCAAGATTGGCTATTTAGTTCTCATTAAGATCACTTTAAACCAGAAAAGGTGAAAGTATGTTTTCTATAAAGTCTTTTTACTAAAACTCAGCTCCATGTGAGAATAGACACTGTTTGTTTTAGGTAAacaaaacatttatgaaattagATATCCTTCTTTTACTTGTTCAGAAAAggagtaaagaaaatatttcaagatgaGTCAGAATTTTCTTAAATCTTAGAATCCAACTAAAAGCTTCATGTCTGTTCCCCTGAGGATACTGGTTTATCactagtgaattaaaaaaaaaaatccttttaaagaaTCTTATAATGCAGACCATGCTTCTAAAACTTTGCCAGATACATAGTGTGAATCAAACAATCCTAAGGGCCTTAAGAATAAGACTAGCTATTTACGTgaatgaaagcagagacatcgcttatGGCTCTTGCTCCTGTCCACTCACCTTTAGGCTTTCCATGAGGACAGCAGAAGAATCCTCCATGGAGGGGCCGTGGCCTGTCCAAGAGCCGCTTGGAGTGCTGGCCTGATGCCAACCGCTCTCAGAGGATGATGCTGCTGAGAGATAATCGATGCCAAACCCACCCATGGCTaggaatgaagagaaaagaataatTCAAGATGTTCTATCACTGCCAAAGGTCCAGGAAGGACACAGAGTATGTTAGTTCACTTCTACTAAGCAATAAAGACTGGATCTCACCTGGCTTATCAGTTTTCCAGCGGTCTGCAGTTCTCCTATCCCTGTTATCTGGAGTCCCAATGGGTCCAAAATTGGAGAATGGGACAGAATTGTGGTTGTGTGTTGGaggggagcttggcaggctgcttGGGTTGGAGGAATGAGGAGACTGGCTGGCTGGTGTTGAATGATCTATTGAATAACAGCAACGCAGGACATTAGAGATTTTCCACAAACACACCAAGAATGAAAGTTTCCAGTAGATCTGATCACTtaaattctcttaaaaataacCCCAGGGTTTCAGGAGAAAGGCAAAATAAAGGCCCCCAGAGGGACCCTACCAGATGCACTAGCCTGTCTTACTATACATGTCTAAGGCACGTTCcttaccttaaaaataaaaatgtagacgTTTCTGTCAAAAGTATGCATTGTTTTGGTGTGCCTGTTTCAGATAAGTATATACTGTTCTTCTCTATCAGAGCAGAATTGCCTAACCTTAAGAATTTTCCTGTAAAGAATGAATGTCtacaaataaaactaagaaacagTTGCAAACCTTAAGATAAAACTCCTATTTTTCTCCCTTACAACTGTGCTCATTACTGAGAATGTAAAACAGCTTTTCTAATAGCATTTATTATGTGAACCAGCTCATCAGGCTTTTTTACACCCCATTTTCCTTCAGAAGTTACTTTAAACAACAAATACCAacgacaacaataacaaaaatagtaGTAACAGAAGAAAACCaccaaatacataaaattaccAAACCACACTATCTCTTGAGTGTACGGGTAATAATGCAAGGTCTATAATTTAAAGATTAGTCAATACCTGAACTGGCAGGAAGAGATGGAGACCACGGAGTCCCTTCAAAAAGGGAGTACAATGATGTTTCCTGGGGAGCCATTGAGGGATTAAGTTCTGCTTTGGAGCTGGTTGTCAGGTTTTTCCCGTATACCTCATTGAACACACTGTTATTTGGGTATCGTTCCTGAAATACAATGACCACCAAGTTAACAAACTCACtccaatgaaagaaaatgtagtgTTCATGCACGTGGATGCTTGATAGATCTTAAGACTTTCTTTGCAAGACAAACTTTTGAAGGcttttacttctgtttctttcagttttcctgtttcttttcatttgctttttactTTCCCCCACCCTTTATCCTGCTCTATGTAAATCGCCCAGgttaaaaagtattaataatttaCATGGCTGAACAAGAGAGCCCCAAAGATTTTATTATTAATGAGAAGTTAAACAATTCAAATTTACAAAAGTCTCCAATATACCCTAATCaaagcggggtgggggaggggtgaggtgAGGAGGTGGAGGGGGTAAAATCAGATACCTGGAAAATACCAATatatggaagagaaaagaaagagaaaaacagatgtaTTGAGATAGACTGGGAAAGAAAATATTAGCCCACAGCAGGATGCCTCACTGTTTACACACCTGATTGAGGGAGAATccggtgagggacaggaaagaggATGAATGTGACATGAGCTCTGAGGGCTTCTCCAGTAAGGACTTCTTCATAGTCCCAGAGGGAAAACAAAAGATAGTTAAATTAGGCCTTCCATTTTCTCAGTACTAATTTTAAGATACCATACAAGCAAAATAAAAGACCACAATTTAAGAATACCTGTATTCATCTCTTGTACAAATTAAAGCTTAGCAAGTATCAATTCAACTcggattaatttttattaataccaCGGTCCCGCTAAGGGCCAGTCGTCACAGGTGAGTCAGACAGAACCCTCCTGATCAGTACTTCTAACTTAAGCACAGAGATCCTGGCAGGGACCCTGGAAACTGGCAGTACTGAGTATTCACTAGGTAAGAATCTCAGGAATCCCTTTGTCACCAGCTGTATTTAAAATACTCTCAAAACAAGATGCTGAACTGATCAAGCActattttcttcctaatttctCCCCCCttgctagaattttaaaaacactgatattaatgactttaaaaaagcCTTTAGATCCATTTGACAACTGGTTTTGTTAGCACGGTTCCTAAGCAACTCTATTTGTGGTATGTATTCAAACACTTGCTAAAGTCAAGTTTACGTTTACTGGTCCTTAAGAAActcattggtttaaaaaaaaaaagctgaatctCTGATGCTCACTATCACTGAACTGTTGGTCAACAaagcatttattaaacacttgCTACATGCAAGGCACTGCCACACACATGACATCATTAACAATGTTAAATATAGGAAGGGCTAtagttaaggttttttttttaccctgaaaAAATCCCACTACAAGACCCTCCCCCTTATTTCACCATTAGGTTCATTTCTAATGGAGAAGGTAAGCACAACAAGAATTAGGGGATTAGGAAACAAGTGAACAGAAACGTGCTCTGCCCTTAGGCCCTTAAGCCaccccagcaaaaaaaaaaaaagaaaaaaagaagaaccagCGAGAGAGGCAACCTGCAGAATGGACAGCTCGGCTGCCGGGCTGCCCACGAGCCCCGGGTGCTGCCGCTGCACCACTGCTGTTCGGGCGTCTGGGAGAGCTCTTATCTCTGCTAATTCGGGGAGGGCGGGGAGCGGGAGGTCTGCGTGGCCACTCACTCAGAAAAATTCTCAAGGGAATTTCAAGTGCTAGAGATGGCACTTTCTGTCAGGAGAGCCATTAAGCTTTTATTTCTAACACTAAACTCGGTGCACTTTAGTCTTGTGAACGTTTTCTTACCCTGTGTTTATGGGAAAGAAACAGCAAGAAAGTGGAACTCAGAAACGTTTTACACTTTATTAAGATGGTGTGCAGGGAGCGGGGGGAAAAAACCTCATAGCATACATCTTTCTTGCAGTTCCTGACCTCAGTAAAACATGGAAATAACGGCATCCTTTGAAATGCAGACTGGGATatagaagattatttttaaaagatactactAATCAATTCTTAGACCTTATCTTTGTGTTCACTCATTGATGGTACTCCAATCATGTTTTTAAAGAGTCCTCTTCATATTACAAATCTGGCTCTGAATTTAGATCAGGGCTCTTagttaaacaaacagaaaagaaccaCTTACTGTTTAGTAAAATCAATCTAGAATCTTTTTATTCAGTAAAACGTCTGgaacattatttcatttcatattttgaatACATGAGGAAAACTCTCACTGTTCCTAAGCAAGATTAAATGACACCTAAAATTCCTGGGTCCAGGTGGAAATGACACCTGAAAAGGAAGTTAATTTCCCAGCATTACATCCTGTGTGTGCCCAGCCCTGCAGGATGCTTTCTGGATAacatatattacaaagctacaagaTTTGGGGAAACTATGGGACAGAAAAGTTTTGCCATATTTTACTGTCATGTGAATGTTAGTTTGGGCAATCAGGAAATAAgctttaaaattctgttaaaaaaaggaaagcccTAGAAAGAAGAAACTACCTATTCTACTACAAAATCTCAGAAGAGAAGGTAGGGGTTacagcaagaaaaagaattatatcAAATACATACAAAGAGGCTTCGTCCAGGAAGAGAGGCGAGAGGCCCCAGCAGAGCTGGGTAAAGATCAGGAGGGTTAGAAAAAATcagctcttcctcttcctccaagGCAGCCAGACTCTTTAACAGGTCCGGAGGAAGCAGAGGGGAGCCTTTGGGGTCCTAGTGACAGAAAGGATCACAGTGAGATGCAATCAGGGATGACAAAAGCACAGTGGAGTAGTAGCATCATTAGGGAGATGAAGGCAGCTAAAGTCAAGGAGGAAGCTATAAGGAATAGTAAGACAGCATTATGCAAAGAGGAAAAGGCTTCGAAACACCAAAGCAAAGTGACACAAGGACAATGGGAAGGAAAGATCAAGAGAACAGAAAGAAGTAAAGACAGTGACAAACAGCAGAACATAAAAGGTTAATGTGGAGAGCCAGTGAAACAATGCAATGGAGCAAAGAGATTAGCGTATCTTGTGCTAAGAGAGaaacagctttttttaaaaagttaccaaCACACACCTGTTTCTCATGAGTAAAAAGGGCAAAGACAGAGAACCCCACTATCAAAGATGATAGGCTAAATTTGTTCCTCTCAGAAAGCCACTTGCTTAAATATGCAGTAAAACCTATTCTTAAATTTAGATGATTCAGCCCAACTGAGAGGAGCTTTGTCTCAGAATTCTCTAACATGCTGCCTTAACGATTTCTGCACATAGTCTCTCTGCCAGACCATCATGGGTCAACATCAGGAACAGCATTCTTCAGCTTCCCGAAATCTATGTGGTGTGAAGAAGGGACCAAGAGCTGCACCCACTTACTCAGTGGCGTTCTGTAGCACTAGTGAAATCAGAGGGACCTTTAAACATGTACGTGAGATCTCTGAAGTGCCTGGGGACAGGGAAGGACACGCACCTCAAATGGCATCCTGGGCACAGGGTCCTGCTCTGGACGGAAGACTCCCGGGGACCGTTTGCCCCTGCGGTCCACACTGGCTTGCTGTGCCATCACAGCTCTGTTATCGGCCGCGCTGTAGGAAGAGTCCCAGTAGAACTCCGGGATCTTGACTTCTGAGGGGGTATGGTTATATGGCTCCATGGGGAAAGGCTTCATTGTTTTCTCCAGAGGCTGCTGCTGCCTTACAGGCGGTTGCAACGACGGCTCAAACAGTTTTATGGGGTCTTGGGTTTGAAGGTAGTAGGGCTGTTTCACAGGCATGATTTTCCCTAATGGGCCTTGAACCTGAGGGGGATTCCACAGCTGTTTGGAGGCATCTGCCTGTTGATACTAAAAAAAGAGATGCCTGGTTCACTAAGATGAGGATAAAATGCAATGTTACTTCACTCAGGACTCAGAACTTGAGAGATTTTACCGCCAACAAAACTCTGGGTCATGcaggtttgtttgttctttaggtTTCTCAATACAGAGCTTTCTGGGAACAGATTAAGGGCACTGAGTTCATATTCTCTTTCGATTCCAAAATTAAGAGGTTTAATAAATGAGGGTGTtgagtgtgggtgggtgggtgggtgggtgggcgggcgggcgggcgggcatGCATCCATTTCCCCTTCTGCTCCAAGTGCTGCAGGATGATAATACTTAAGACTGGTGTCACAGTTCTCCTAACATCTCATCAAGAGCACgattttatttcccttctgtAGTTCAGGTTTATGGGAGATTATTTACAGAAAATCCCTTTCTATAAAGCTGACAAGCAGTAGCAGCAAGGTATGGTAGGTAATATCTATTCTCCtttacaaaagtaaaaagaaCTGAACTTTCCTAAACAGCAAAGACTGCTGTGTTCCCATAATCATTACAAGTCTAAGCAAAAAGTAGCtgaatgctctttttttttaaattggaggatgaCTGCATTACACTGTTgtattgctttctgccatacaacaacctgaatcagccgtaggtatacatacgtcccctccctcccacgtcccacccccgccccgccccgccccatcTTACCTGCCCACCTCATTCCACCctcaccaggttgagctccctgtgttacaaagcaacttcccattagctctCTATTTTACTGAGGGAGGTGGATTAACTAGTACTTTTAGTTAACTTGACACTGAATGATTTCAGGTGCTCCTCTCCTCACCTCAGCTGGAAGTAGACACAACTGTAACTCACCTGCTGGAATCCAGAGTGGTGAGGCGGACTTTTCCCCAAAGCCGGCACAGCTTTTGTAGGGGACTGTTGCTGCTGAGCTAGAGCTTGAACCTGCAGCTGGCTTGCAGTCTGTGCTGTTGGCGGAGCTGGTAGAGGTGGGAGGGGCTGCTGGGAAGGTGGCTGAGGCTGTTGAGGTCCCTGGGTCACTGGCCCTGGTCCGGAGGGCCGTTGCTGGCTGTAAGGAATGTGGGACTGTTTCCCAGCTTGCACCTGGTTTCCTGCTGGAGAGTGAGCTGTAGGCTGAAGAAAGGTTCCTGGGACAGAAACACCAGCTGGGAAGGTGTAACCTGAGCCCATAGAAAATGCCACAGGAGGGGGGATAACATATGTTGGGGGCGGGAACCCTTCAAAATAGAAGAACATTGTTTTAGTTCTAAGGAAACttggaaaatgaaagacaaaaattagTCATTTGGGGCTGGGGTGGAGAAGAGGTTATCTAATAAATCATGAAAGACAGGGATCCATCAAGTAAGACTCATCAAGTGTCAACCTTTAACCTGATTTCAAGAATTAAATACAGATTACTGCCTGCTACTTCTATCCACTGAGGCAACTGGAATGTCCTAAAGGTTTCTCAGATGCCATGTTTAGTGACAGGAATTCCTTCATAATAACAAGCATGCATTTGTACATAAACTACAGGTAAATggcttaaaaataattgaaatattagGGAAAAGAGAACTTTCTTTACACTTTCTAATATTAGGGGTTTAGTAATGTCCCTCAGAGTCTAGAATTTCTCAGCAGGTGAACAGACACTCCTACACAGATGGAGTTCAACAGACGACATTACAAAACATATATTTACCTGGCCGgctgggaagaggagggaaggcTCCAGGGTGATGAATGGGGATGAACTGGGAGTTACTTGCTTGACTTGGGGTTTGAGTTACAGGTGTTTTCCTGGCTTCAGACACTGGAGTCTTTCTTAACTCTGTCTGAGATTTTACCTATGACCAACCAGAAGCAAGACTATCTATAATAATCTGAAACTCAAATGAGACAGAAAGCAGCACCTACTCTAACAAAGGATTTAAAACCCTatactatgttaaaaaaaaaaaaaaagagtaaagtatATGCTGAAGATAATTCACTTCACCtaaattaaaaatgggaaaatcaaattatttaaatagacCCAAAAGCTGTAAGGGCTTAGTTTTACTCGTATAGTTATTTTGCTTTCACAAAATCACATAAGTATGAAATATGGAAAAGGCCTGAGAACTCCTTTGTTTTACAAAGGAGACACCCGATGCCAACAGGCTGAAAAAGTTGCCTATTATCATAAGCCAATGTCACGGGCCCCAGGGCCCTGTATTCTCATTCATTAAGAACATGAATTGATAATGACCACTAGCTCACAGATGAGACACTCTGGCCCTCAGTGTAACTTCATCTGGGAGGCTTTAAAGGTGGCCTCAGTGTAACTTCATCGGGGAGGCTTTAAAGGTATCATCAGTCAAGCATCCACCCTCCACCCTGCAACCCTACCACCCCTAGAATAAATGAGGATACTTTCAGCAGTAAAAAAATCAGGCCTGAGATCCCACACGTGGAGCCAGAGAAGCAGATGCCATATGCACTGCTCAAGTAATACAAAGATGAGTAAAATGAGGAAAACTGGCAGCATTTAATAGAAAACTTAGGATGAGGTACAGAGGGTGGTGATACATTGATTATTGTCAGGCTTTTTTAAAGCATAGATACTCAGGCTTAAAAGGGATGAGACACTGGAagagatttcattttcctggacCTTTCTGGGAGGCAGTTTCAGAGAATGAAGGCAGAGCAGGCAGGAAATAGCTGAACTCTTTACCCCTAAAACACTGATCTCTGGCTTTACAgttcttttggggttttttccttgcctttcccCAACACATCTCACTCTCTCTGTGCCTTTCCTCAATTTctaccatgtttttctctgtttctccccctactattaatattaaaatggaaCTATTATGTTCTTTCCCCAAAAAAACCTTGTAAGGGAAATACACTATAGGTACTGTTTATCTGAAAGTAGCTTTCAAAAATGTAAGATTCCTCATGCCTactgtaaataaatacatttgccAAAATGTGTTTAATGAATCAAATGGCTACAAACATTGGTGGTATTAATAAGACCAGCACAGAGTAAAGACCTTTTTGTTTATATGAAATCATCTGTATCTCTTTggaaagatacatacatatatatatataaacaagtcACAAATAACTGAGTAGTGTTTATCTTTCCCcagcaggagacttggattcttGCTTTACAAATTCCCATGAGCCAGGATAACACTGAGGTTATACAATGCTACTGACTGGGGCAGATAGAAATGTCAAGGAAAATCTTTTtccaaaaatgtatttcattttgtatagtgaatctgggaaaacaaaacaaaacaccactgTGTAAGCCTTAACATACTCAGCTCTGTGGGATCTATAGagatctcaaattttaaaaaaatagcagttATAGCTCCCAAAGAAAATGGAATTACTTGTGAAATTGATAGTTCTGCAACTGGTCTCATTTCCTACCACTTAAACTGGAGAGAACTGACAAAGATGTCCAATCAGGTTAAGATTTTTTCACTCACATTACAATTTCTGTGAACTGACAAGAGTATAGATCTACCATAGTTCTTCATATTACCTTACTATGCAGCCTTCTTAGAGTGCACTGAAGCTTCCAGAATAGCCAGTTCTCAAGGGTTTAGGAACGAAATGAAAAATCTTGCCTTTTGTGTGAGCCTTCCTCTACCTGCTTTATAGTTCAAATACAGCTTACCTGCACTGCCACATTCTGCTCTCCTGTTTCCTGTAACTTTTCTAAGGTGCATTTCttggtttctgttttcctcttggtGGTGTCCTTCTTTCCATCATTCTTAGTTACAGTTACTCCTTTGCTACAGTCCCTTCTCACCTCTTTGGGAGGAAAACTTCTTCCTTGGTCTCTGTTCACTTCTCGTGGCTTAATGTTCTCTTTGAAGGTGACCactggtttctctcctgtgtcaCAGTTGTTGCTTAGATTTCGGCCTGTAGACAGCACTGATTTCAGTCCTGGATTCCCATCAGCAGCCAGGGACTCTATGATGGTTGTGTCTTGCAGAATGAGGTTCTCTTTGGCTTCACTGGGGTCTTCCAGTATTAACTCTGGGATTTCTGTGATAAACAACAATTTCCCTACCTCATTTTCACACTGAATCAgcctaaaaaagtaaaaataaatccatatatgaaaaacataaatCTAAAAAACAGTAACAGCTGAACTTTGTATGGGTCCCACAGCCTTAAAATGTGGGAAACAGCAGGATGCAATAGCGTGGATTTGGGGAACATCAACAGCAGTTCTGTAGAAACTCACATTCTCAttatcccacctcccaccacacaTCACCATAACACACGCCTAGGCCCTTTTAATGTTTTTCTAGTAAGTATAGCTAAATTTGCTCAGCATGTTTTAAGCACAAGACACTAGACTAGGCCCTTGAAGTTCCTATTTTATAGGtgtgaaaactgaagctcagagatgcCACAAGCATCATCCTGGTCTGTCTTGACTGAAACTGACCACCATGCATGCCCCTGTCAACACAAATCACCATAACTGTGAATATACAATTTAGCTAAGATTTATATAGATGTTTATAAATTGGAGAAGCAGCTCATGATAAATAAGGGAGACCTCTAAAAGAGGCAGTGTAATGAGAGGACAGAATTAAAGAGATTCCAAAGATCACTAGGGTCATAATCTGACGCTGTGTTCCCAACCTTTTGACTTAAgagtttataattaaaaaaagagaaaaagtttatAATCAATAGCTTTATACCAAAGTGTAAAACTCATATggggtatgtgtatatatctgaTGAGGAATACCTTGGCTGATTATCTGCAATCCATTTGCCTATAGAGATCAAACGCTGCTGTCGTATTTGTCGTTGCTGACCCTCTTTGTCTCCTGTAATACCCTGATGACCTTTGGAAAAATCCAAGTTCCTAAAATTGACATAAGCAAATTATAGAAAATTAAACCTAATGAACTGCAATGgcttcagatttttccatataggttagCTATTTGCTGTAATTAGCTGCATTTGCTTGAACTTATTTATACTCCTAAAGACTGTAAATACCACAAAACAAAGCAATATtaatgtgatatttttatttatatttcactttCTCATGGAGGAGTTGAAATAAATCACAATGTTTTATTagggatgacttttttttttttaaagaagaataacGTTTTCGTTTAACAGTAAGCTCACATTGTAAGTAACTTACTTCAAACAACCATGGCAATGCTAGAGTCTCTGAGATATCTAGTCTAACAGAGTATTATCTATTAACCTCAAGGTGGCCCAatctaaatcagaaaaaaatgaacacataccATAAAGTATACAGAGCAAAAAACTCATTGACATTAGAAAAGTAAGTCAACCTAAAAAATAAgggtttttcaaatttttcattaagctatctcaaaaaaaacaaacaaaaaaagcagcagcagtatcGAAGAACTTCCAGGCAGTAGGTCAGAAACCGAGGATACACAGATAAATAAGTCCCCCTACCTTAAGGAACAAATAATTATGATTTAATCCAAAGCAATAAAAGCTAAACAAAGAATAAGAGAAGCATTATAAAAGAAACATCACAGTCTTCTGATAAGCTTTGAAAAGGTTCACAAAGTAAGAGATGCCTGACCCGGACCCTGGACAAGTATGGTTAAGAGCTTACAGATTAGTAAGGGAAGGACGAAAGAGGAATGTGAATGTTCCAGGCACAGCATGAACAAAGTTTTGGAGGAATAAAAATACAGAGCTATTCAAGTACAGGTCACAGTTTATGTGTAACATTTAACTAttggaggggaagggggtgaaaGTCGCAGGAAATATGGCTGAAAAACTAAGCTTTTGGACATCAAGATGAAAAAGATACTTTAACAACTAGGGATGTGTAAATTGAAGTTTTCTGTACTAGTAATGGGGCATCATCAAATCTGTACTTTATAATTGCAGAAGCAGAGTAAAAGCAGACTAGGTAAGGAGAGAACTTTTAAGTAGGGAAGCATATTAGGAAGCTTTTTTATACTCTAGGTAAACAGTGACGAAGGCCACCTACCTGAAAGAAGGTCTCAAAGCCAAGAATCCTTGTAACTCAAACTCCTCTGGAAGTGGTGTTGCTAGAGAAGGGCAGAAATCAAgacttgtaaatattttaattaaaatattattgttcAGCAGGATATTGCTtcctatattaaaaaaagaatattttctagaTAGAAAGAAAGATTAATGCTCATAGTTCTCTGTTCCTCTTTATAGttactgtgattaaaaaaaacttacctGTCAAGCCCCTACCTGTGGCCTCTGAGCCCGTGACATTGCCCTCATACTCACCTACGACTCAAGGCTATTTTTTCCCCTAGCAGCCTTAAAAATTCATAGCTCAATCCATTAATCACAATGTTTAGATTACCTCCTTGTTAACTCAAAGCACTGAATATCAACATTACATCACCCAGGAGCTTGTAAGAAATACAGAATCTTGGGCACTATCCCAAACCTACAGAAtcataatctgcattttaacaagatccctagtgattcatttgcaaatatgACACTTGAGGGGCACTGATCTAATGGAAGAAAGATAATCAGAAAGGGGTCACTACACTTTGTTCAGTGCAGTGCTGCTTACAACGGGGCAAGGTTTTAAGCAAATGGATAATGATTAAAGGAATTATGGCATAGCCACAGGATGGAATATTAAACAgcctttaaaaaatcatgttcCAAAATGTTTAAATGACGAAGATAAATGCTAACGGTATCTCATTAAATTTACAAagcaggtatgtgtgtgtgtgtgtgttagtggcttagtcgtgtccaactccccagggactgtagcctgccaggctcctctgtccatgggattctccaggcaagaagagtggagtgggttgccatttccttctctaggggatcttccagacccagggatcaaacccaggtctcctgtatggcaggcagattctttaccctctgagctataAGGAAGTCCAAGCTGTAACTATATCACATAGCTCTAATGATGTGATATCAATCACATGCAGGTATGTTTATGTACACATAAGTAAAAGCCTCAAAGAAAACAGAGTATCATGAATAGTACAGAGAGTATTTATGTATGAG includes:
- the SMG7 gene encoding protein SMG7 isoform X13, producing the protein MSLQSAQYLRQAEVLKADMTDSKLGPAEVWTSRQALQDLYQKMLVTDLEYALDKKVEQDLWNHAFKNQITTLQGQAKNRANPNRSEVQANLSLFLEAASGFYTQLLQELCTVFNVDLPCRVKSSQLGIISNKQTHTSAIVKPQSSSCSYICQHCLVHLGDIARYRNQTSQAESYYRHAAQLVPSNGQPYNQLAILASSKGDHLTTIFYYCRSIAVKFPFPAASTNLQKALSKALESRDEVKTKWGVSDFIKAFIKFHGHVYLSKSLEKLSPLREKLEEQFKRLLFQKAFNSQQLVHVTVINLFQLHHLRDFSNETEQHSYSQDEQLCWTQLLALFMSFLGILCKCPLQNKSQEESYNAYPLPAVKVSMDWLRLRPRVFQEAVVDERQYIWPWLISLLNSFHPHEEDLSSTNATPLPEEFELQGFLALRPSFRNLDFSKGHQGITGDKEGQQRQIRQQRLISIGKWIADNQPRLIQCENEVGKLLFITEIPELILEDPSEAKENLILQDTTIIESLAADGNPGLKSVLSTGRNLSNNCDTGEKPVVTFKENIKPREVNRDQGRSFPPKEVKSQTELRKTPVSEARKTPVTQTPSQASNSQFIPIHHPGAFPPLPSRPGFPPPTYVIPPPVAFSMGSGYTFPAGVSVPGTFLQPTAHSPAGNQVQAGKQSHIPYSQQRPSGPGPVTQGPQQPQPPSQQPLPPLPAPPTAQTASQLQVQALAQQQQSPTKAVPALGKSPPHHSGFQQYQQADASKQLWNPPQVQGPLGKIMPVKQPYYLQTQDPIKLFEPSLQPPVRQQQPLEKTMKPFPMEPYNHTPSEVKIPEFYWDSSYSAADNRAVMAQQASVDRRGKRSPGVFRPEQDPVPRMPFEKSLLEKPSELMSHSSSFLSLTGFSLNQERYPNNSVFNEVYGKNLTTSSKAELNPSMAPQETSLYSLFEGTPWSPSLPASSDHSTPASQSPHSSNPSSLPSSPPTHNHNSVPFSNFGPIGTPDNRDRRTADRWKTDKPAMGGFGIDYLSAASSSESGWHQASTPSGSWTGHGPSMEDSSAVLMESLKSIWSSSMMHPGPSALEQLLMQQKQKQQRGQGTMNPPH
- the SMG7 gene encoding protein SMG7 isoform X6, which produces MSLQSAQYLRQAEVLKADMTDSKLGPAEVWTSRQALQDLYQKMLVTDLEYALDKKVEQDLWNHAFKNQITTLQGQAKNRANPNRSEVQANLSLFLEAASGFYTQLLQELCTVFNVDLPCRVKSSQLGIISNKQTHTSAIVKPQSSSCSYICQHCLVHLGDIARYRNQTSQAESYYRHAAQLVPSNGQPYNQLAILASSKGDHLTTIFYYCRSIAVKFPFPAASTNLQKALSKALESRDEVKTKWGVSDFIKAFIKFHGHVYLSKSLEKLSPLREKLEEQFKRLLFQKAFNSQQLVHVTVINLFQLHHLRDFSNETEQHSYSQDEQLCWTQLLALFMSFLGILCKCPLQNKSQEESYNAYPLPAVKVSMDWLRLRPRVFQEAVVDERQYIWPWLISLLNSFHPHEEDLSSTNATPLPEEFELQGFLALRPSFRNLDFSKGHQGITGDKEGQQRQIRQQRLISIGKWIADNQPRLIQCENEVGKLLFITEIPELILEDPSEAKENLILQDTTIIESLAADGNPGLKSVLSTGRNLSNNCDTGEKPVVTFKENIKPREVNRDQGRSFPPKEVKSQTELRKTPVSEARKTPVTQTPSQASNSQFIPIHHPGAFPPLPSRPGFPPPTYVIPPPVAFSMGSGYTFPAGVSVPGTFLQPTAHSPAGNQVQAGKQSHIPYSQQRPSGPGPVTQGPQQPQPPSQQPLPPLPAPPTAQTASQLQVQALAQQQQSPTKAVPALGKSPPHHSGFQQYQQADASKQLWNPPQVQGPLGKIMPVKQPYYLQTQDPIKLFEPSLQPPVRQQQPLEKTMKPFPMEPYNHTPSEVKIPEFYWDSSYSAADNRAVMAQQASVDRRGKRSPGVFRPEQDPVPRMPFEDPKGSPLLPPDLLKSLAALEEEEELIFSNPPDLYPALLGPLASLPGRSLFKSLLEKPSELMSHSSSFLSLTGFSLNQERYPNNSVFNEVYGKNLTTSSKAELNPSMAPQETSLYSLFEGTPWSPSLPASSDHSTPASQSPHSSNPSSLPSSPPTHNHNSVPFSNFGPIGTPDNRDRRTADRWKTDKPAMGGFGIDYLSAASSSESGWHQASTPSGSWTGHGPSMEDSSAVLMESLKTARHLTSADKLWAVFQSIWSSSMMHPGPSALEQLLMQQKQKQQRGQGTMNPPH